The proteins below are encoded in one region of Limnochorda pilosa:
- the ilvD gene encoding dihydroxy-acid dehydratase, with protein sequence MAVQVQTGRRSDQIKRGVDRAPHRSLLRATGVREEDFDKPFIAVVNSYVDIVPGHVHLQAFGRVVKEAIREAGGVPFEFNTIGVDDGIAMGHLGMRYSLPSRELIADSVETMVTAHWFDGMICIPNCDKITPGMMMAAMRLDIPTIFVSGGPMRAGRLNGRAVDLISVFEAVGGHQTGQVSDQELLALERVACPSCGSCSGMFTANSMNSLAEALGLALPGNGTILADTPEREELARRAARRILELVEEGVTARGLVNEASFDNAFALDMAMGGSTNTVLHGLAIAHEAGVDYPLERLDALSRRVPHLCKVSPASSHHMEDVHRAGGIPAILKELARIPDLLHLDAPTVSGKTLGQIAEEAEVTDPEVIRPLERAYSPEGGLAVLFGNLAPQGAVLKTGAVDPEIKVHEGPAVLYESQEEASEGIARGEVKAGDVVVIRYEGPKGGPGMPEMLAPTSALVGRGLGKSVALITDGRFSGGTRGICLGHISPEAAEGGPLALVEPGDRIRIDIPSRRLELLVDEAELEHRRQAWTPPEPRIRHGYLARYARQVTSAHTGAILR encoded by the coding sequence GTGGCGGTGCAGGTGCAGACGGGTCGCCGGAGCGACCAGATCAAGCGGGGAGTCGATCGGGCCCCGCATCGGAGCCTCCTGCGGGCGACGGGGGTGCGGGAAGAGGACTTCGACAAGCCCTTCATCGCGGTGGTGAACTCGTACGTGGACATCGTCCCGGGTCACGTTCACCTCCAGGCGTTCGGCCGGGTGGTGAAGGAGGCCATCCGGGAGGCGGGCGGCGTGCCCTTCGAGTTCAACACCATCGGCGTGGACGACGGCATCGCCATGGGCCACCTGGGCATGCGCTACTCGCTGCCCAGCCGGGAGCTGATCGCCGACTCGGTGGAGACCATGGTCACCGCCCACTGGTTCGACGGCATGATCTGCATCCCCAACTGCGACAAGATCACCCCCGGCATGATGATGGCCGCCATGCGGCTCGACATCCCCACCATCTTCGTGAGCGGCGGCCCCATGCGGGCAGGCCGCCTGAACGGCCGGGCGGTGGACCTCATCTCGGTCTTCGAGGCGGTAGGCGGCCACCAGACGGGCCAGGTGAGCGACCAGGAGCTGCTGGCCCTGGAGCGGGTCGCCTGCCCGAGCTGCGGCTCCTGCTCGGGCATGTTCACCGCCAACTCCATGAACTCCCTGGCCGAGGCGCTGGGCCTGGCCTTGCCCGGCAACGGCACGATCCTGGCCGACACCCCCGAGCGCGAGGAGCTGGCCCGCCGGGCGGCACGGCGCATCCTGGAGTTGGTGGAGGAGGGCGTCACCGCGCGCGGCCTGGTCAACGAGGCGAGCTTCGACAACGCCTTCGCCCTGGACATGGCCATGGGCGGCTCGACCAACACGGTCCTCCACGGGCTGGCCATCGCCCACGAGGCGGGCGTCGACTACCCCCTGGAACGGCTCGACGCCCTCTCGCGGCGGGTCCCCCACCTCTGCAAGGTGAGCCCCGCCTCGAGCCACCACATGGAGGACGTGCACCGGGCGGGCGGCATTCCGGCGATCCTGAAGGAGCTGGCCCGCATCCCGGACCTCCTCCACCTGGACGCGCCCACCGTCTCGGGGAAAACCCTGGGCCAGATCGCCGAGGAAGCAGAGGTGACCGACCCTGAGGTGATCCGGCCCCTGGAGCGGGCCTACAGCCCTGAGGGCGGCCTGGCGGTCCTCTTCGGCAACCTGGCACCCCAGGGGGCGGTGCTGAAGACGGGCGCCGTCGACCCTGAGATCAAGGTCCACGAGGGACCGGCGGTCCTCTACGAGTCCCAGGAGGAGGCCTCCGAGGGCATCGCCCGGGGCGAGGTGAAGGCGGGGGACGTGGTGGTGATCCGCTACGAGGGCCCCAAGGGCGGCCCCGGCATGCCCGAGATGCTGGCGCCCACTTCCGCCCTGGTGGGGCGGGGGCTGGGGAAGAGCGTCGCCCTCATCACCGACGGGCGCTTCTCCGGCGGCACCCGGGGGATCTGCCTGGGGCACATCAGCCCCGAGGCGGCCGAGGGCGGCCCCCTGGCCCTGGTGGAGCCCGGGGACCGGATCCGCATCGACATCCCGAGTCGCCGCCTGGAGCTCCTGGTGGACGAGGCGGAGCTGGAGCACCGCCGCCAGGCCTGGACGCCCCCCGAACCCCGGATCCGCCACGGCTACCTGGCCCGCTACGCCCGCCAGGTGACGTCGGCCCACACGGGCGCCATCCTGCGCTGA
- the ilvC gene encoding ketol-acid reductoisomerase, whose protein sequence is MATIYYDADADLAALRGQKVAVIGYGSQGHAHALNLRDSGVEVIVSNRPGSHNYRQAVADGFQPVPAAEAARQADVLMILVPDHLQAPLYQDDLAPNLRPGQALAFAHGFAIHFNQVVPPPEVDVFMIAPKGPGHLVRRLYQDGKGVPALVAVQQDATGRCRDRALAYGKGIGAGRAGILETTFREEVETDLFGEQAVLCGGTTELVKAGFETLVEAGYQPEIAYFECLNELKLIVDLMYEGGLRWMRYSISDTAEYGDMTRGPRVIDGRVRQTMKEILEEIRSGAFAREWVLENQANRPRFQSLRRREAEHSIEKVGAELRAMMPWIEAKEPPA, encoded by the coding sequence ATGGCCACGATCTACTACGACGCCGATGCGGACCTGGCCGCGCTCCGGGGCCAGAAGGTGGCGGTGATCGGATACGGCTCCCAGGGCCATGCCCACGCGCTCAACCTGCGGGACAGCGGGGTGGAGGTGATCGTCTCCAACCGTCCGGGCTCCCACAACTACCGCCAGGCGGTGGCCGACGGGTTCCAGCCCGTCCCGGCGGCCGAGGCCGCCCGGCAGGCCGACGTCCTCATGATCCTGGTGCCCGATCACCTCCAGGCGCCCCTCTATCAAGACGACCTGGCGCCCAACCTGCGACCGGGTCAGGCCCTGGCCTTCGCGCACGGCTTTGCGATCCACTTCAACCAGGTGGTCCCGCCGCCCGAGGTGGACGTCTTCATGATCGCCCCCAAGGGGCCGGGGCACCTGGTGCGCCGGCTCTACCAGGACGGAAAGGGCGTACCTGCCCTGGTGGCCGTGCAGCAGGACGCGACCGGCCGCTGCCGCGACCGGGCCCTGGCCTACGGCAAGGGGATCGGGGCCGGGCGGGCCGGCATCCTGGAGACCACCTTCCGCGAGGAGGTGGAGACCGACCTCTTCGGCGAGCAGGCGGTGCTCTGCGGCGGCACCACCGAGTTGGTGAAGGCGGGCTTCGAGACCCTCGTGGAGGCCGGCTACCAGCCCGAGATCGCCTACTTCGAGTGCCTGAACGAGCTGAAGCTCATCGTGGACCTGATGTACGAGGGCGGGCTCCGGTGGATGCGCTACTCGATCTCGGACACGGCCGAGTACGGCGACATGACCCGGGGCCCCCGGGTGATCGACGGCCGGGTGCGGCAGACGATGAAAGAGATCCTGGAGGAGATCCGCTCGGGCGCCTTCGCCCGGGAGTGGGTGCTGGAGAACCAGGCGAACCGCCCCCGGTTCCAGAGCCTGCGCCGGCGCGAGGCGGAGCACTCCATCGAGAAGGTGGGGGCTGAGCTCCGGGCGATGATGCCGTGGATCGAGGCGAAGGAGCCGCCGGCGTAG
- the serA gene encoding phosphoglycerate dehydrogenase: MRARVLVADTLDAAGVERLRAEPELEVEVRTGLGREALVEAIPAYDGLVVRSSTQVTAEVLEAGKRLRVVGRAGVGVDNIDVEAATRRGVLVVNAPEGNTLAAAEHTLAMLLAAARWIPQAHASLVRDHQWDRKRFMGVQLQGKVLGVVGLGRIGSEVARRARALGMRVLAYDPFIGPERAGELGVELRELEAIYPEADAFTLHTPLTEQTRHLLGAEAFARMKRGVILVNCARGGLVDEAALLAALESGQVRAAALDVFEEEPPRSSPLLEHPHVVATPHLGASTHEAQLHVALEIAEQVARALKGEPVAHAVNAPGLPPELARQLEPYVRLAQKLGELFTGWASGAGAFWPRVEVVYSGSIASRDVRPLTNALLVGLLQPVLQEAVNAVNAPVLARQRQLRVNEVREADGGGPGRITVRAGGDAPGSEGLRGGAEAAPVGGRSSGPPQVSGTVDDAGRPILVAVDGYPVHVSSTGHVLLAYNRDQPGVIGAVGTLLGQSGVNIAFMQVGRRRPGEEAVMVLGLDNPIPDPVARRLREFDELWHVVIARW; this comes from the coding sequence GTGCGGGCACGGGTGCTGGTGGCGGACACGCTGGATGCGGCGGGGGTGGAGAGGCTCCGGGCCGAGCCTGAGCTGGAGGTGGAGGTGCGCACGGGGCTGGGCCGGGAGGCGCTTGTGGAGGCGATCCCGGCGTACGACGGGCTGGTGGTCCGCTCCTCGACGCAGGTGACGGCCGAGGTCCTTGAGGCCGGCAAGCGGCTGCGGGTGGTGGGCCGGGCCGGGGTGGGCGTGGACAACATCGACGTGGAGGCGGCCACCCGGCGGGGCGTGCTGGTGGTGAACGCCCCCGAAGGGAACACCCTGGCTGCGGCGGAGCACACCCTGGCCATGCTGCTGGCCGCGGCCCGCTGGATCCCCCAGGCCCACGCCAGCCTGGTGCGGGACCACCAGTGGGACCGGAAGCGGTTCATGGGCGTGCAGCTCCAGGGCAAGGTGCTGGGCGTGGTTGGGCTGGGCCGCATCGGCAGCGAGGTGGCCCGCAGGGCCCGGGCGCTGGGCATGCGGGTCTTGGCCTACGATCCCTTCATCGGCCCGGAGCGGGCGGGGGAGCTGGGGGTGGAGCTGCGGGAGCTGGAGGCCATCTACCCGGAGGCCGACGCGTTCACGCTCCACACGCCGCTCACCGAGCAGACCCGCCACCTCCTGGGTGCGGAGGCCTTCGCCCGCATGAAGCGGGGGGTCATCCTGGTCAACTGCGCCCGGGGCGGCCTGGTGGACGAGGCAGCCTTGCTTGCGGCGCTGGAGTCCGGGCAGGTGCGGGCGGCGGCCCTGGACGTCTTCGAGGAGGAGCCGCCCCGCTCGAGCCCCTTGCTGGAGCATCCGCACGTGGTGGCCACCCCCCATCTGGGCGCCTCCACCCACGAAGCGCAGCTCCACGTGGCGCTGGAGATCGCCGAGCAGGTGGCCCGGGCCCTCAAGGGCGAGCCCGTGGCTCACGCCGTCAACGCGCCGGGGCTGCCGCCGGAGCTGGCCCGGCAGCTGGAGCCTTACGTGCGGCTGGCCCAGAAGCTGGGCGAGCTCTTCACGGGCTGGGCGTCGGGGGCTGGGGCCTTCTGGCCCCGGGTGGAGGTGGTCTACTCAGGAAGCATCGCCTCCCGGGACGTGCGCCCCCTCACCAACGCCCTCCTGGTAGGCCTGCTGCAGCCGGTGCTGCAGGAGGCGGTGAACGCGGTCAACGCCCCCGTCCTGGCCCGGCAAAGGCAGTTGCGGGTGAACGAGGTCCGGGAGGCCGACGGGGGCGGGCCAGGCCGCATCACCGTCCGGGCCGGGGGCGATGCACCCGGCTCCGAGGGGTTGCGGGGAGGCGCAGAGGCGGCTCCGGTGGGGGGGCGGAGCAGCGGGCCGCCCCAGGTGTCGGGCACTGTGGACGACGCGGGGCGGCCCATCCTCGTGGCTGTGGACGGGTATCCCGTGCACGTCTCTTCCACGGGCCACGTGCTCCTGGCGTACAACCGGGACCAGCCCGGGGTGATCGGAGCCGTGGGCACGCTGCTCGGCCAGTCCGGGGTGAACATCGCCTTCATGCAGGTGGGCCGCAGGCGCCCCGGCGAGGAGGCGGTGATGGTGCTGGGGCTCGACAACCCCATCCCGGACCCGGTAGCCCGGCGGCTGAGGGAGTTCGATGAGCTCTGGCACGTGGTCATCGCACGCTGGTAG
- a CDS encoding 2-isopropylmalate synthase — MMERVRIFDTTLRDGEQSPGFSMNQEEKLQLARQLARLQVDVIEAGFPIASPGDFEGVRAVAREVRGPVIAALARTHPADVEAAARALEPAERARIHTFIATSPIHMRHKLRKEPDEVVEMAVKAVAQARRYVDDVEFSAEDATRSDWDFLVRVFSAALGAGATTLNVPDTVGYTTPEEYAALIQHLREEIPGCDRAVLSVHTHDDLGLAVANALAAVQAGARQVEGTINGIGERAGNCSLEEVVMALRTRHDRMPYDTGVETTQIYPTSRLLVALTGVEVQPNKAIVGANAFAHEAGIHQDGVLKERSTYEIMTPQSIGLARNRLVLGKHSGRHAVRARLDELGFHLAQEELERVYQRFLEVADRKKVVTDGDLAALAGDEAHPAQEQVQLVHFQVSTGTGVEPMASVRLQRGEEVLRAAASGDGPVDALYRAMDQVLGLGVELAHYQLQATGEGRDALGQVTVRLRRRSPEEARGQQAGNGGTSNGAHLGAGTDLADSEPAGREYVGHGSSTDILEASARAYLQAVNKLLADQASAASTVQAASEAV, encoded by the coding sequence ATGATGGAACGGGTACGGATCTTCGACACGACCTTGAGGGACGGCGAGCAGTCGCCTGGCTTCAGCATGAACCAGGAGGAGAAGCTGCAGCTGGCGAGGCAGCTCGCCCGGCTTCAGGTGGATGTGATCGAGGCCGGGTTCCCCATCGCCTCGCCGGGGGATTTCGAGGGCGTGCGCGCGGTCGCCCGGGAGGTCCGGGGCCCCGTGATCGCCGCCCTGGCCAGGACCCACCCCGCGGACGTCGAGGCCGCGGCCCGGGCCCTGGAGCCTGCGGAGCGAGCCCGGATCCACACCTTCATCGCCACCTCGCCCATCCACATGCGCCACAAGCTGCGCAAGGAGCCCGACGAGGTGGTGGAGATGGCCGTCAAGGCCGTGGCACAGGCCCGCCGCTACGTGGACGACGTGGAGTTCTCGGCCGAGGACGCCACCCGCAGTGACTGGGATTTCCTGGTGCGGGTCTTCAGCGCCGCGCTGGGGGCGGGGGCCACCACCCTGAACGTTCCCGACACCGTGGGCTACACGACCCCCGAGGAGTATGCCGCCCTGATCCAGCACCTGCGGGAGGAAATCCCCGGGTGCGACCGGGCGGTCCTCAGCGTCCACACCCACGACGACCTGGGGCTGGCGGTGGCCAACGCCCTGGCCGCGGTCCAGGCGGGCGCACGGCAGGTGGAGGGGACGATCAACGGCATCGGAGAGCGGGCGGGCAACTGCTCGCTGGAAGAGGTCGTCATGGCCCTCCGCACCCGGCACGATCGGATGCCCTACGACACCGGCGTGGAGACCACCCAGATCTACCCCACCAGCCGCCTGCTGGTGGCCCTCACCGGCGTGGAGGTGCAGCCCAACAAGGCCATCGTGGGCGCCAACGCCTTCGCCCACGAGGCGGGCATCCACCAGGACGGGGTTCTCAAGGAGCGGAGCACCTACGAGATCATGACGCCCCAGTCCATCGGCCTGGCGCGCAACCGGCTGGTGCTGGGAAAGCACTCGGGGCGCCACGCCGTGCGGGCGCGCCTGGACGAGCTGGGCTTCCACCTGGCCCAGGAGGAGCTTGAGCGCGTCTACCAGCGTTTCCTGGAGGTCGCCGATCGAAAGAAGGTGGTCACCGACGGGGACCTGGCGGCGCTCGCGGGCGACGAGGCCCATCCCGCCCAGGAGCAGGTGCAGCTGGTTCACTTCCAGGTCAGCACCGGCACCGGGGTGGAGCCCATGGCCTCCGTGCGGCTCCAGCGGGGTGAGGAGGTGCTCCGGGCGGCCGCGAGCGGCGACGGCCCCGTGGACGCCCTCTACCGGGCCATGGATCAGGTCCTGGGCCTCGGCGTGGAGCTCGCCCACTACCAGCTCCAGGCCACCGGTGAGGGCCGCGACGCGCTGGGGCAGGTCACCGTGCGGCTGCGGCGACGGAGCCCCGAGGAAGCCCGCGGTCAGCAGGCGGGAAACGGCGGGACGAGCAACGGCGCTCACCTTGGCGCCGGCACCGATCTCGCCGACAGCGAGCCCGCCGGCCGGGAGTACGTGGGGCACGGCTCCAGCACCGACATTCTCGAGGCCAGCGCCCGGGCGTACCTGCAGGCGGTGAACAAGCTGCTGGCGGACCAGGCCTCGGCCGCCTCCACGGTTCAGGCCGCCTCGGAGGCCGTCTGA
- a CDS encoding ADP-dependent glucokinase/phosphofructokinase: MRDFWQAELAAAGRMRPRVRVLAGFNVNVDRVVHLDPGCWQALLASRPEATPERVERGAEHPPAEADEPLQLLALLWNRLSQGRSHHMTVEAPDLLAWLEGRLAAGEARVGGQAGIIANQAAALDLESLLVTPALSPPQAGHLRKTVRAPSLRAGRLAWLPVAEAADPSAPTKVNWILEYDRGQVFHLDGRQVRVPRSNRVIVASRPRGLVMAFPPELEPHLDELGASVDVAFLAGYHYAAPVLPDGRSFDEYLSDSIRHVRLLKRRNPTLVVHVEYVLMKHVNLEIPLLAALGPAAGSFGINENELRGVLERSGEPLLAAELRSDERPYLLYRGARVLLERYAFQRVQVHNLGYYCLVERLSTQESGNPAWARRRLEAMRRGGLFGTAVTQHRARFGTEAGPDDVTREASTPLSDLGLEAVRAFEAEIIAREAVQPLAPGGFRLDDLLVQVVPAHVQDRPVLTVGMGDTISSTSLIAERWLLGLEGRPLEPIPQPS, translated from the coding sequence GTGAGGGACTTCTGGCAGGCGGAGCTGGCGGCCGCCGGGCGCATGAGGCCGCGGGTGCGGGTGCTGGCGGGCTTCAACGTCAACGTGGACCGGGTCGTCCACCTGGACCCCGGGTGCTGGCAGGCGCTCCTGGCCAGCCGTCCTGAGGCCACGCCCGAGCGGGTGGAGCGGGGGGCCGAGCACCCGCCGGCTGAAGCCGACGAGCCGTTGCAGCTCCTGGCCCTCCTCTGGAACCGCCTCTCCCAGGGTCGCTCCCACCACATGACGGTGGAGGCTCCGGACCTCCTGGCCTGGCTGGAGGGGCGCCTGGCCGCCGGCGAGGCGCGGGTGGGCGGCCAGGCGGGCATCATCGCCAACCAGGCGGCCGCCCTGGATCTCGAAAGCCTCCTGGTGACCCCTGCCCTCTCGCCGCCCCAGGCAGGCCACCTGCGAAAGACGGTGCGCGCCCCGAGCCTGCGGGCAGGGCGCCTCGCATGGCTTCCGGTCGCGGAGGCCGCGGACCCCTCGGCCCCCACCAAGGTCAACTGGATCCTGGAGTACGATCGGGGCCAGGTCTTCCACCTGGACGGCCGCCAGGTCCGGGTACCTCGCTCCAACCGGGTGATCGTGGCCAGCCGTCCCCGCGGTCTGGTCATGGCCTTTCCCCCAGAGCTGGAGCCGCACCTGGATGAACTGGGCGCCAGCGTGGACGTCGCCTTCCTGGCCGGCTACCACTACGCCGCACCCGTCCTGCCCGACGGGAGGAGCTTCGACGAGTACCTGAGCGACTCGATCCGGCACGTCCGGCTCCTGAAGCGGCGCAACCCCACCCTTGTGGTCCACGTGGAGTACGTCCTCATGAAGCACGTCAACCTCGAGATCCCCTTGCTGGCGGCCCTGGGGCCTGCCGCCGGCAGCTTCGGGATCAATGAGAACGAGCTGCGGGGCGTGCTGGAGCGATCGGGCGAGCCGCTCCTGGCCGCGGAGCTCCGGTCCGACGAGCGGCCGTACCTCCTCTACCGCGGGGCTCGGGTCCTCCTGGAGCGCTACGCGTTCCAGCGGGTGCAGGTGCACAACCTGGGCTACTACTGCCTGGTGGAGCGCCTCTCGACCCAGGAATCCGGCAACCCCGCCTGGGCGCGGCGCCGCCTGGAAGCGATGCGGCGGGGCGGGCTCTTCGGGACCGCGGTCACCCAGCACCGGGCTCGCTTCGGCACCGAGGCCGGGCCGGACGACGTGACCCGGGAGGCGTCCACGCCGCTCTCGGACCTGGGCCTGGAGGCCGTGCGGGCCTTCGAGGCAGAGATCATCGCCCGGGAGGCGGTCCAGCCGCTGGCCCCCGGAGGGTTCCGGCTGGACGACCTCCTGGTGCAGGTGGTTCCGGCCCACGTCCAGGACCGGCCCGTCCTCACGGTGGGGATGGGCGACACCATCTCCTCGACCAGCCTCATCGCCGAGCGGTGGCTCCTTGGGCTGGAAGGGCGGCCCCTGGAACCGATTCCCCAACCGAGCTGA
- the ilvN gene encoding acetolactate synthase small subunit: protein MKRTLSILVENHFGVLARVAGLFSRRGFNIESLSVAPSEDPTLSRITLVTPADERELEQLTKQLHKLVDVVKISDITQDDRIERELALIKVAAQPANRQEILQVVDIFRARVVDVSERSVVVEVTGDEGKVDAMEQLLRPYGIKEMVRTGKVAMVRGARTAPLMAAREAERAG, encoded by the coding sequence TTGAAGCGTACTCTCTCCATCCTGGTGGAGAACCATTTCGGCGTGCTCGCCCGGGTGGCGGGGCTCTTCAGCCGGAGGGGCTTCAACATCGAGAGCCTCTCGGTGGCCCCCAGCGAGGACCCCACCCTCTCCCGCATCACCCTGGTGACCCCGGCCGACGAGCGGGAGCTGGAGCAGCTCACCAAGCAGCTCCACAAGCTCGTGGACGTGGTGAAGATCAGCGACATCACCCAGGACGACCGGATCGAGCGGGAGCTGGCCCTCATCAAGGTGGCGGCCCAGCCCGCCAACCGCCAGGAGATCCTGCAGGTGGTGGACATCTTCCGGGCCCGGGTGGTGGACGTGAGCGAGCGGAGCGTGGTGGTGGAGGTGACGGGCGACGAGGGCAAGGTGGACGCCATGGAGCAGCTCCTGCGACCCTACGGCATCAAGGAGATGGTCCGCACTGGAAAGGTGGCCATGGTGCGGGGCGCCCGCACGGCTCCGTTGATGGCCGCTCGCGAGGCGGAGCGGGCCGGCTGA
- the ilvB gene encoding biosynthetic-type acetolactate synthase large subunit, with protein sequence MEAAAARAWDAAEAAEEAPATVPASEARGSEPLTGAELLVRCLEAEGVEVLFGYPGGAVLPIYDAIYRAGIRHVLVRHEAGAVHAADGYARATGRTGVCLATSGPGATNLVTGLATAHMDSIPLVAFTGNVPTTLIGRDGFQEADITGITMPITKHNFLVQRAEDLPRIVRAAFTLAATGRPGPVLVDLPKDVSNARVAGFRYPRRVTLRGYKPTLQGHPRQLEATAEALAKAKRPVLYLGGGVIAAGAHAEVRELAERASIPTTSTLMGLGAFPPDHPLWMGMLGMHGTPTANYAVTHSDLLIAVGARFDDRVTGRTDRFAPGARIVHIDVDPAEIGKNVEAHIPIVGDAREVLQALLPLVAPKHEAAWLAQVAGWKQRYRLRYRPRPDEILPQELVDRLARTAQAHEEATGREVVVTADVGQHQMWAAQFFPFRRPRSYINSGGLGTMGYGLPAAVGAQVARPDATVVCLTGDGSIQMNVQEMAVVRSLGLPIKVVIMNNVYLGMVRQWQELFYDGRYSHSALFDNPDFVLLAQAYGVPAARVERPQELEAALERAFAEPGPYLLDVRVRPEENCWPMVPAGGAIDEMIGVDEATLAGEEQAAPERTEVPV encoded by the coding sequence ATGGAAGCGGCGGCAGCCAGAGCGTGGGACGCAGCCGAAGCGGCCGAGGAGGCGCCGGCGACGGTTCCCGCATCGGAAGCACGGGGGTCGGAGCCCCTCACGGGCGCCGAGCTCCTGGTGCGGTGCCTGGAGGCGGAGGGCGTCGAGGTCCTCTTCGGGTACCCAGGCGGCGCGGTGCTCCCGATCTACGACGCCATCTACCGTGCCGGGATCCGCCACGTCCTGGTGCGCCACGAGGCCGGCGCCGTCCACGCCGCCGACGGATACGCCCGGGCCACCGGGCGAACCGGGGTCTGCCTGGCCACCTCCGGCCCGGGCGCCACCAACCTGGTGACCGGCCTCGCCACCGCCCACATGGACTCCATTCCCCTGGTGGCCTTCACGGGCAACGTCCCCACCACCCTCATCGGCCGGGACGGCTTCCAGGAGGCGGACATCACCGGCATCACCATGCCCATCACCAAGCACAACTTCCTGGTTCAGCGGGCCGAGGACCTGCCCCGCATCGTGCGGGCGGCCTTCACCCTGGCGGCCACGGGCCGCCCGGGCCCGGTGCTGGTAGACCTCCCCAAGGACGTGAGCAACGCCCGGGTGGCGGGCTTCCGCTACCCCCGCCGGGTGACGCTGCGGGGCTACAAGCCCACGCTCCAGGGCCACCCCCGGCAGCTCGAGGCCACCGCCGAGGCCCTCGCAAAGGCCAAGAGGCCCGTGCTCTACCTGGGCGGGGGCGTCATCGCGGCCGGGGCCCACGCCGAGGTGCGCGAGCTGGCCGAGCGGGCCTCCATCCCCACCACCAGCACCCTCATGGGGCTGGGCGCCTTCCCGCCGGACCACCCGCTCTGGATGGGGATGCTGGGCATGCACGGCACCCCCACCGCCAACTACGCGGTGACCCACTCGGACCTGCTCATCGCGGTGGGCGCCCGCTTCGACGACCGGGTGACGGGCCGCACCGACCGTTTCGCCCCCGGCGCCCGTATCGTCCACATCGACGTGGACCCGGCCGAGATCGGGAAGAACGTGGAGGCGCACATTCCCATCGTGGGCGATGCCCGCGAGGTTCTTCAGGCGCTGCTACCCCTGGTGGCGCCCAAGCACGAGGCGGCGTGGCTCGCTCAGGTGGCCGGCTGGAAGCAGCGCTACCGCTTGCGGTACCGTCCCCGCCCCGACGAGATCCTGCCCCAGGAGCTGGTGGACCGCCTGGCCCGGACGGCCCAGGCCCACGAGGAGGCCACGGGCCGGGAGGTCGTCGTCACCGCCGACGTGGGGCAGCACCAGATGTGGGCGGCCCAGTTCTTCCCCTTCCGCCGGCCCCGCAGCTACATCAACTCAGGGGGGCTCGGCACCATGGGCTACGGGCTTCCGGCCGCGGTGGGCGCCCAGGTCGCCCGGCCCGACGCCACCGTGGTCTGCCTGACGGGCGACGGCTCCATCCAGATGAACGTCCAGGAGATGGCCGTGGTGCGGAGCCTGGGGCTTCCCATCAAGGTCGTCATCATGAACAACGTCTACCTGGGCATGGTCCGCCAGTGGCAGGAGCTCTTCTACGACGGCCGCTACAGCCACTCGGCCCTCTTCGACAACCCGGACTTCGTCCTGCTGGCCCAGGCCTACGGGGTGCCGGCGGCTCGGGTGGAGCGGCCCCAGGAGCTGGAGGCGGCGCTGGAGCGGGCCTTCGCCGAGCCCGGCCCCTACCTGCTCGACGTGCGGGTGCGCCCCGAGGAGAACTGCTGGCCCATGGTACCCGCCGGCGGGGCCATCGACGAGATGATCGGCGTGGACGAAGCCACGCTGGCCGGGGAAGAGCAGGCCGCCCCGGAGCGAACGGAGGTGCCTGTTTGA
- a CDS encoding NADPH-dependent FMN reductase family protein, whose protein sequence is MRALVLYGSDRRLEAVAQGVAAGLEAAGLEVDRKRMDQVGAGPITTAQYQLVAVGSTSRGFLGGKVPAEVAETVPRCSRLQGKQTVAFIVPGPFGSTKTLRALMALLEKEGAWVQDFAALKSSAEAREFGSRLRNLLETR, encoded by the coding sequence GTGCGGGCGCTGGTGCTCTACGGTTCGGACCGCCGGCTGGAAGCGGTGGCGCAAGGTGTGGCGGCGGGTCTGGAGGCCGCCGGACTCGAGGTGGACCGGAAACGGATGGATCAGGTGGGGGCGGGCCCCATCACCACCGCTCAGTACCAGCTAGTGGCGGTAGGCTCCACCTCGCGGGGCTTCCTTGGGGGCAAGGTACCGGCCGAGGTGGCGGAGACCGTGCCCCGCTGCAGCCGGCTCCAGGGAAAGCAGACCGTGGCGTTCATCGTCCCGGGGCCGTTCGGCAGCACCAAGACGCTGCGGGCGCTCATGGCCTTGCTGGAAAAGGAAGGCGCCTGGGTTCAGGACTTCGCCGCCCTCAAGAGCAGCGCCGAGGCCCGGGAGTTCGGAAGCCGGTTGCGCAACCTCCTGGAGACGCGATAG
- a CDS encoding DUF4926 domain-containing protein, with translation MGTEELDTVVLTRDLPEYGLKRGDVGAILHRYQGGDAFEVEFVSGGGRTVGVVTLGSKDVRPMNPNELLHVRELA, from the coding sequence ATGGGAACCGAAGAGCTGGACACGGTCGTCCTGACGCGTGACCTGCCCGAGTACGGGCTGAAACGCGGGGACGTGGGTGCCATCCTGCACCGATACCAGGGCGGGGATGCCTTCGAGGTGGAGTTCGTCTCGGGAGGGGGCAGGACGGTCGGCGTTGTCACGCTGGGGTCGAAGGACGTCCGCCCGATGAACCCGAACGAGCTCCTTCACGTTCGGGAGCTGGCCTGA